A genomic window from Sulfurimonas paralvinellae includes:
- a CDS encoding nitrous oxide reductase accessory protein NosL: MFKLLISSLTVLLLAGCQNITPEVKTDKKTAPAKTRVEKSEAQKTMQKHPMQKPMMHKMFQSVDKKDAILVQTGPNKEHCAMCGMNLIKFYKTSHAAKLNGKNIQYCSLHCLTEHINEGAELENPMVVDVDSLKFIPVTEAFYVVGSDVPETMSPVSKYAFKNLDLAKAFQKKHGGKIVDFYSAWQEAKKDFQK, translated from the coding sequence ATGTTTAAATTACTTATTTCTTCACTAACTGTTCTATTGCTTGCAGGTTGTCAAAATATTACGCCAGAGGTAAAGACAGATAAAAAAACTGCACCTGCAAAAACTCGGGTTGAAAAATCAGAAGCGCAGAAAACGATGCAAAAACATCCAATGCAAAAACCAATGATGCATAAAATGTTTCAGAGTGTCGATAAAAAAGATGCGATTCTTGTGCAAACCGGTCCAAATAAAGAGCACTGTGCAATGTGCGGTATGAATCTTATTAAGTTTTACAAGACAAGTCATGCTGCAAAACTTAACGGAAAAAATATTCAATACTGTTCACTTCATTGTCTTACAGAACATATAAACGAAGGTGCAGAACTGGAAAATCCGATGGTTGTGGATGTTGATTCATTGAAGTTCATTCCGGTAACGGAAGCTTTTTATGTTGTAGGGAGTGATGTTCCTGAGACAATGAGTCCTGTAAGTAAATATGCTTTTAAAAACTTGGATCTTGCAAAAGCATTTCAGAAAAAACATGGTGGAAAGATTGTAGACTTTTACTCTGCATGGCAGGAAGCAAAAAAAGATTTTCAAAAATAA
- a CDS encoding redoxin domain-containing protein codes for MKSKIKNSVKEILFIIIIMTIATNLLSLYKAQSLSNRPLNIQSFRLINNTLAKVDKNRPIVIHFWATWCPTCKLEAANINLLSRHYQIITIAANSGDDDTIKKYLNEHGYSYRVVNDKDGTLSKRFKIVGYPTTFIYDNKGNLVFKEVGYTSALGLWLRLLWAGVK; via the coding sequence ATGAAATCAAAAATTAAAAACAGTGTCAAAGAGATTCTCTTTATTATCATTATTATGACCATTGCAACCAACCTTTTAAGTCTCTATAAAGCACAATCTCTCAGCAACAGACCACTTAATATACAAAGTTTCCGACTCATCAACAATACCCTAGCTAAAGTAGATAAAAATAGACCAATCGTCATTCACTTTTGGGCGACATGGTGCCCTACCTGTAAACTAGAAGCTGCAAATATCAATCTGCTCTCACGCCATTATCAAATCATTACCATCGCTGCCAATTCAGGAGATGACGATACAATAAAAAAATATCTTAACGAACACGGATATTCATACAGAGTCGTTAACGATAAAGATGGCACTCTATCCAAAAGATTTAAAATAGTAGGCTACCCGACGACTTTTATTTATGACAATAAGGGAAATCTTGTTTTTAAAGAAGTCGGTTACACGTCAGCTCTCGGACTATGGCTTCGACTTTTATGGGCAGGAGTGAAATAA
- a CDS encoding vWA domain-containing protein: MQHFEFEYPYAFLLLLLIICIYKCPLSIKKIIFPHTTLFSQKAHWFNREKLLYSIIFTLLVTALASPISYDSKNAQQRKGRDLVFVLDTSGSMEESDYSAENRQASKFSILQNLIKTFVTKRFDDNVGVSVFGSFAFNVVPITYDMHSLVYMLNFLEVGMAGNSTAIGDGLQRALEMLQKSNARNKVIILITDGYQNSGVTKIKDAVALAKKMNVKIYTIGVGKKSDYDAKLLERIAKDTDARSFEAADAAALQNVYKELDNLEPSAIRSQHYLNRQVLFTYPLAFAILLLLYLLAKRRS; this comes from the coding sequence ATGCAGCATTTCGAGTTTGAGTACCCTTATGCCTTTCTTTTGCTCTTGCTTATCATCTGTATTTACAAATGCCCGCTGAGCATCAAAAAAATTATTTTCCCCCATACAACACTTTTTTCACAAAAAGCACACTGGTTTAACAGAGAAAAGCTGCTGTACTCCATTATTTTTACTCTGCTTGTCACTGCTCTTGCCTCTCCTATTTCTTATGATTCAAAAAATGCACAGCAGCGTAAAGGACGTGATCTTGTCTTCGTGCTTGATACCAGCGGTTCTATGGAGGAAAGTGACTATTCAGCTGAAAACAGACAAGCCAGTAAGTTTTCCATACTTCAAAATCTCATAAAAACATTCGTCACGAAACGCTTTGATGATAATGTAGGCGTGAGTGTTTTTGGCTCTTTTGCATTTAATGTCGTGCCGATTACCTACGATATGCATTCCCTTGTTTATATGCTGAATTTTTTAGAAGTCGGTATGGCCGGAAACTCAACAGCTATCGGTGATGGATTGCAACGCGCTTTGGAGATGCTACAAAAGTCAAACGCAAGGAACAAGGTCATCATTCTCATAACCGACGGTTATCAAAACAGCGGGGTAACAAAGATAAAAGATGCTGTAGCCCTTGCAAAAAAAATGAATGTAAAAATCTATACTATTGGCGTTGGCAAAAAAAGTGACTACGATGCAAAACTACTTGAGAGAATTGCTAAAGACACCGATGCCCGTTCATTTGAAGCTGCCGATGCAGCAGCACTTCAAAATGTATACAAAGAACTTGACAATCTCGAACCAAGTGCCATCCGCTCACAACACTATCTCAATAGACAGGTGCTCTTTACCTACCCTTTGGCATTTGCCATTTTGCTGCTGCTCTATCTGCTTGCAAAGAGGAGAAGTTAG
- a CDS encoding vWA domain-containing protein translates to MTFLNAWVLFGLIPIYFIYKKHSNVQKQTQLLYLSLVFMFLAMARPAYENSYTQQDFDSHDYIIALDTSYSMQATDLKPSRYELAKKAIKKLIASHPKDRFTLFAFTSSTLLISPPTTDTTISMMALDALEPNYILTKSTDIKNLFTTIAKLPMKQKNLIIFSDGGGEHDIATLAKIAKEHSIIPYIVATATQKGAALKKDGKYIKNSNDAIVISKINPILPDLANATKGKYYQLKSLSDIDALSNDLTSRQSKKEHIEVKSYKELFYIPLSIAFVLYFLSITKITQRFLLSLALFLILPHKSTASIIDFYHIQNAKEAYTQQRYKDSANAFKAVAPSPQSYFNLASAYYKAGRYQEAAKTFSQIRTANRGLKKNIYYNLGNCAVKLKQYDRAKRYYRYALALGDDNDALYNLHLLYKLHLKTKKDSSKMLPQNQNAASKKKHQNGSKKNDKQKSGTSKSASNQSSSEQSNGGGSTKKSQKKQTVAKATKKEKGIYKFTYKAYEKINKGYTDEKEPW, encoded by the coding sequence ATGACTTTTCTCAATGCCTGGGTACTTTTTGGACTTATTCCCATCTATTTTATCTATAAAAAGCACTCCAATGTACAAAAACAGACACAGCTCTTATATCTGAGCCTTGTGTTTATGTTTTTGGCAATGGCACGACCTGCCTATGAGAATAGCTACACCCAGCAGGATTTCGATTCGCATGATTATATCATCGCACTCGATACCTCATACTCCATGCAGGCAACAGATCTTAAACCAAGTCGCTATGAACTTGCAAAAAAAGCTATAAAAAAGCTCATTGCATCACATCCTAAAGACAGGTTTACCCTTTTTGCCTTTACATCATCCACACTGCTCATCTCCCCGCCGACAACAGATACGACAATAAGCATGATGGCACTTGATGCCTTGGAGCCAAACTATATACTGACAAAAAGTACAGATATAAAGAATCTTTTTACAACAATAGCAAAGCTTCCTATGAAACAAAAAAATCTGATTATTTTCAGTGACGGCGGCGGTGAACATGATATTGCTACCCTTGCAAAGATCGCCAAAGAACACAGCATCATTCCTTATATTGTGGCAACGGCAACACAAAAAGGAGCGGCTCTTAAAAAAGATGGCAAGTACATTAAAAACAGCAATGATGCTATCGTTATCTCAAAAATCAATCCTATTCTTCCAGACCTTGCCAATGCAACAAAAGGAAAATACTATCAATTAAAATCATTAAGCGACATCGATGCACTCTCAAATGATCTTACAAGCCGGCAGAGTAAAAAAGAGCATATCGAGGTAAAATCCTATAAAGAACTTTTTTATATTCCTCTTTCCATCGCTTTTGTTCTCTATTTTCTCTCTATCACAAAAATTACACAGAGATTTTTGCTATCATTGGCGTTATTTCTTATATTACCACATAAAAGTACTGCCTCTATCATCGATTTTTATCATATTCAAAATGCCAAGGAAGCCTACACGCAACAGAGATACAAAGATTCCGCCAATGCGTTCAAAGCCGTTGCGCCGTCACCGCAGAGTTATTTCAACCTTGCTTCTGCCTACTATAAAGCCGGCCGTTACCAAGAAGCTGCAAAAACCTTTTCCCAGATACGCACAGCAAATAGAGGGCTCAAGAAAAACATCTATTATAACCTTGGAAACTGTGCCGTTAAACTCAAGCAATACGACCGAGCCAAGCGCTATTATCGTTACGCACTAGCGCTCGGGGATGACAATGATGCACTGTATAACCTGCATCTGCTCTATAAACTGCATCTCAAAACCAAAAAAGATAGTTCTAAAATGCTTCCGCAGAACCAAAATGCTGCATCAAAGAAAAAACATCAAAACGGTTCAAAGAAAAATGACAAACAAAAAAGCGGCACAAGTAAAAGCGCATCCAATCAGTCATCAAGCGAGCAGTCAAATGGTGGTGGCAGTACAAAAAAATCGCAAAAAAAACAGACCGTTGCCAAAGCGACGAAAAAAGAGAAAGGTATTTATAAATTCACCTATAAAGCCTATGAAAAAATCAATAAAGGATACACTGATGAAAAAGAGCCTTGGTAG
- a CDS encoding BatD family protein: MKKSLGRIFLIFLLFTTAIYAKQLATYKFFANKKEAVVKEAIEVTLIAHQKNKSKVMFFFATPKKSNDYKAVLLTKEIQDHSYHNTSAVFKYIIFPLKAKKIHIDFDFTIKTATDKGIAFAYVEDHDDSKRIAMEVSHVKIKPLDIRVKKLKHPVDLIGDFKLNSTIDKQSINQYENVNLHYTLLGTGYNDKVTLLKNLKDVNLFSDINNAYIKLTPEGYKIKREYIYALSAKKDFTIPAVTLHAYSPKTEKYYTLTAAQHHIKVTKIDTSKLLDNEEYPQTKELINFDALKQFLIYLIIFITGYLSAQFQSFSFKKDADSTELQEIKKAQTAKELLFILVNIHKEQQFSHEVKMLEEIVYNNAAHNFNKIKTTIIKGLK, translated from the coding sequence ATGAAAAAGAGCCTTGGTAGAATATTTTTAATCTTTTTACTCTTTACAACAGCAATCTATGCAAAACAGTTAGCTACATATAAATTCTTTGCAAATAAGAAAGAAGCTGTTGTCAAAGAGGCTATAGAAGTAACATTGATTGCACATCAAAAGAATAAATCAAAAGTTATGTTCTTCTTTGCTACGCCTAAAAAAAGTAATGACTACAAAGCCGTTTTACTTACAAAAGAGATTCAAGACCACTCTTATCATAATACATCTGCTGTATTTAAGTATATTATTTTCCCGCTCAAAGCAAAAAAAATTCATATAGATTTTGATTTTACAATAAAAACTGCTACCGACAAGGGAATTGCATTTGCCTATGTGGAAGACCATGATGACAGCAAAAGGATTGCTATGGAAGTCTCACATGTTAAAATAAAACCTCTTGATATCAGAGTAAAGAAACTTAAACATCCTGTAGATTTAATAGGTGATTTTAAACTCAACTCCACCATTGACAAGCAATCAATAAATCAATATGAAAATGTAAATCTTCACTACACACTCTTGGGAACAGGATACAATGACAAAGTCACTCTGCTAAAAAATTTAAAAGATGTCAATCTTTTTTCTGATATAAATAATGCCTATATAAAACTAACTCCAGAAGGATACAAAATAAAAAGAGAGTATATTTATGCCCTAAGTGCAAAAAAAGATTTTACAATTCCTGCAGTAACACTCCATGCATATTCACCAAAAACAGAGAAATACTATACGCTTACTGCAGCACAACACCATATTAAAGTTACAAAGATTGATACATCGAAACTTTTAGATAATGAAGAGTACCCACAAACAAAAGAGCTCATTAACTTTGATGCACTCAAACAATTTCTTATCTATCTTATTATTTTTATCACGGGTTATCTAAGTGCACAATTTCAATCTTTTAGCTTTAAAAAAGATGCTGATTCTACAGAGCTACAAGAGATCAAAAAAGCGCAGACAGCAAAAGAACTGCTTTTTATTTTGGTAAATATACATAAGGAGCAACAATTTTCACATGAAGTAAAAATGCTGGAAGAGATAGTATATAATAATGCTGCTCATAATTTCAATAAGATTAAAACTACTATTATCAAAGGACTCAAATGA
- a CDS encoding c-type cytochrome: MIRTAITVFLLLQSALYAKTETSYEIGKNLYYANGCANCHGTNAEGSSYYPKLSNKKRDFLTKKLEDFKKGIAQTQKQEIMFTFAKPLTQADIKNITYFLAHFKKEDSRKYDVEEDLLGVDY, encoded by the coding sequence ATGATTCGGACTGCCATAACTGTTTTTCTTCTTCTACAAAGTGCTCTTTATGCTAAAACAGAGACATCTTATGAAATTGGTAAAAATCTTTACTACGCAAACGGCTGTGCGAACTGTCATGGAACCAATGCCGAAGGAAGCAGTTACTACCCAAAACTATCAAACAAAAAAAGAGATTTCTTAACAAAAAAACTGGAAGATTTTAAAAAGGGAATTGCACAGACACAAAAGCAGGAGATCATGTTTACCTTTGCAAAACCGCTCACGCAGGCAGATATAAAGAACATTACCTACTTTCTTGCTCATTTTAAAAAAGAGGATTCAAGGAAGTATGACGTAGAAGAGGATCTTCTTGGTGTGGATTACTAA
- a CDS encoding 4Fe-4S dicluster domain-containing protein, whose translation MSLLSLDVSKCVHTSNKFAICNKCVEVCPVETIKITEGVVSFVPSECVGCGGCGAVCPTAAYSLDDFKPINYVFSFLENDEQLISCKTELPCIAALSAEELLSMALIANEQLTADIGGCKNCEIGAKNLPIIEERIEEVNFLLEAMQQNKSILLQEVESVSEPSSGEALMSRRELLSKEGLKKAVSIKQQFENEVAASEDIEKVHTVTNADIAKIKQKNIPDRRSLLLMAMKRASVPEIFHNIDINDISFISQKDLDETTCTNCQMCYRICPTGALSSDGKNSVINFNPLACVQCHSCHDVCEPDSLTLRPTFALESFFEPKIETLARFSIKRCDECGNFFAYKGGEVLCQRCKIEEEEARELWGIK comes from the coding sequence ATGAGTCTCCTTAGCTTAGATGTTTCAAAATGTGTGCATACATCAAACAAGTTTGCAATATGTAACAAATGTGTTGAAGTATGTCCCGTTGAGACTATCAAGATAACTGAAGGTGTTGTCTCTTTTGTGCCGAGTGAATGTGTAGGATGCGGTGGTTGTGGAGCAGTATGCCCTACAGCTGCTTACTCATTGGATGATTTTAAGCCTATTAATTATGTGTTTAGTTTTTTAGAAAATGATGAGCAGCTCATCTCTTGTAAAACAGAACTTCCGTGTATCGCTGCTTTGAGTGCAGAAGAGCTTTTAAGTATGGCTTTGATTGCAAACGAGCAGCTCACTGCCGATATAGGCGGATGTAAAAACTGCGAGATCGGTGCAAAAAACCTGCCGATCATCGAAGAGCGCATAGAAGAGGTTAACTTTCTGCTTGAAGCAATGCAACAGAATAAAAGTATACTCCTTCAAGAAGTAGAGAGTGTCTCTGAGCCTAGTAGCGGTGAAGCGTTAATGAGCAGAAGAGAACTGCTTTCAAAAGAGGGACTTAAAAAAGCGGTATCTATCAAGCAGCAGTTTGAAAATGAAGTTGCCGCAAGTGAAGATATTGAAAAAGTTCATACGGTCACGAATGCGGATATCGCTAAAATAAAGCAAAAAAATATTCCCGACAGAAGAAGTCTTTTGCTGATGGCTATGAAACGAGCAAGTGTGCCTGAGATCTTTCATAACATTGATATCAACGATATCTCTTTTATTTCGCAAAAAGATTTGGATGAGACGACATGTACGAATTGTCAAATGTGTTACAGAATCTGTCCTACAGGCGCACTCTCTTCTGATGGAAAAAACAGTGTAATAAATTTCAATCCGCTTGCATGTGTTCAGTGTCACTCTTGCCACGATGTGTGTGAACCGGATTCCTTGACACTGCGACCGACATTTGCATTGGAGAGCTTTTTTGAACCAAAGATCGAGACGCTGGCACGTTTTAGTATTAAACGGTGTGATGAATGCGGGAATTTCTTTGCGTACAAAGGCGGTGAGGTTTTATGTCAAAGATGCAAGATAGAAGAGGAAGAAGCACGAGAGCTATGGGGGATAAAATGA
- a CDS encoding TorD/DmsD family molecular chaperone — MNNDLKQQQNARINIYALISRLMIGEVDEGLLKSIEDDQNMLSFFPTYATWKKREEYDRKELIERYLNVDFTNLFLLHLIPYESFYTREDQMMETGGENPVQAIFNAFEFKVELDKARVMAADHIGIELEFMYELCRAELKALEDDDMELAKQLSQLQYGFMKDHILEWAPMYLLNVKNEAGTAFYYDLADLALEFIMSDFEYLTALKENEYNYNA, encoded by the coding sequence ATGAACAATGATTTAAAACAACAGCAAAATGCTCGTATAAATATATATGCTTTAATCTCTAGACTGATGATAGGCGAAGTTGATGAAGGGCTATTAAAATCAATAGAAGACGATCAAAACATGCTCTCTTTTTTCCCAACATATGCAACATGGAAAAAAAGAGAAGAGTATGACAGAAAAGAGTTGATAGAGAGATATCTCAATGTTGATTTTACTAACCTTTTTTTACTCCATCTTATTCCGTATGAGTCTTTTTATACAAGAGAAGATCAAATGATGGAAACAGGTGGTGAAAACCCTGTACAGGCCATTTTTAATGCTTTTGAATTTAAAGTCGAACTTGACAAGGCTCGTGTAATGGCCGCGGATCATATCGGGATTGAATTAGAATTTATGTATGAACTTTGTCGTGCAGAACTAAAAGCGCTTGAAGATGATGACATGGAATTGGCAAAACAGCTCTCGCAACTGCAATACGGTTTTATGAAAGACCATATTTTGGAGTGGGCACCGATGTATCTTTTGAATGTTAAAAATGAGGCAGGAACGGCATTCTATTATGATCTTGCGGATTTGGCGTTGGAATTCATTATGAGTGATTTTGAATACCTTACAGCGCTTAAAGAAAACGAGTATAACTATAACGCATGA
- a CDS encoding molybdopterin-dependent oxidoreductase gives MYLQSRRTFLKGAAFSVAGVAIAKGVFETDAVAESVTDSKFTNTPDTLSFYPDVKEWDSFKELDGTDWKRGGIERHGVRSAENPDGIKVNDYTIVPTVCSNCEAGCGLTAWVDKETMTVRKHMGNPLHTGSRGRNCAKGYAVTSQMYDPDRIPFPIKRAPGSKRGEGKWVRVTWDEAMAEIGKKMHDTLAKGDEISKKSIMYHVGRPNENGFGPRVPQSLGIDGYNSHTNICSAGARQGTIQWANDDRNSPDWGNADLIFLQSSHAADAGHYFQQSAGLIADARKRGAKMIVIDPRMSNSAGMADLWIPCWPGTEAALYLYLTNRILNEKKKDGADIVNHDFVREWVNWDRLMANKDYLKKMIGYGYISKMPKDESYESFLELAKELYAPYTKEFVVKECKLEGMEYKLDQLWEMFVPAGAKIATYLWRAGPIGHRGGWMNTRAGFLPLTLVGAMRGDIGGVGMHHWHEISVAGKGDKATVAGKHPGKTDVWNEIAWPPEYPLSSYEMGYMMPQIMMDDEWHAKWTKRGLKIPKSMAVYVPRMHNPLWINPDGFRWIEALKREDKFELSFNLSPTWSETNWYCDYVLPVGLAGERNDQQSTPSKPEQRIEFRQAVLRVAAEKAGWKPKDPTRATLEAHMKYGLGEVWEESEFWPNLIVNYVDPDGSLGIRKYWASKKDPSRAVTVPEYFDAALSLLPRLKETATKMYKGEEFPVYAYIRDHGAWTEKTNVYKPQEEEMEIEGDYVHAHGHKYHKSEIEKDQFGALWVKDGELKKSIGIIKDDKLLDGFHTLSKKLEFFSEWLAEEWKWPEYAIPVYPRNEKENDKMVHLVTQVHHKHMKADNEFALNTIYRLPYNIHTRSVNSKHLMEISQNHNPVWIYTKDAEKLGIKRGDAIKVQIVDTLSGIESGYFIAMAVPTEATRPGVLACSHHAGRWKLKDAVKIPGFEHQLGVMGLGAPLYEMTNDGKVGTMKPKEGIEAMKKREIWQFAEYNRDIDDIWWDGLSGSWQNAVAPCHPDPIAGNHGWHQKVVITKAGADEKIGDISVNYENNFKVYQAWRDQLTRPLAPGDKWRRPYHIKRPVKPSQKAYKVEIKDV, from the coding sequence ATGTATTTACAAAGTAGAAGAACATTTTTAAAAGGTGCTGCATTTAGCGTTGCTGGTGTAGCTATCGCAAAGGGTGTGTTTGAGACTGACGCTGTTGCAGAGTCTGTAACAGATTCAAAGTTTACAAACACTCCTGATACGCTATCATTTTATCCTGACGTAAAAGAGTGGGATAGCTTTAAAGAGCTTGACGGAACAGACTGGAAACGTGGTGGTATCGAACGTCATGGCGTTCGTTCAGCTGAAAATCCGGACGGTATCAAGGTAAACGATTATACAATCGTTCCTACAGTCTGCTCAAACTGTGAAGCGGGTTGTGGTCTGACTGCATGGGTTGATAAAGAAACTATGACAGTAAGAAAACATATGGGTAACCCATTACATACAGGTTCTCGTGGTAGAAACTGTGCAAAAGGTTACGCGGTTACTTCTCAAATGTACGATCCAGATCGTATTCCATTCCCAATTAAACGTGCACCGGGTTCTAAACGTGGTGAAGGTAAATGGGTTCGTGTAACTTGGGATGAAGCAATGGCTGAAATCGGTAAGAAAATGCACGATACACTTGCTAAAGGTGATGAGATTTCTAAAAAATCTATCATGTATCACGTTGGTCGTCCAAATGAGAACGGTTTCGGTCCTCGTGTACCACAGTCTCTTGGAATTGATGGATACAACTCTCATACAAACATCTGTTCTGCAGGTGCACGTCAAGGTACTATTCAATGGGCGAATGATGATAGAAACTCACCGGATTGGGGTAATGCTGATCTGATTTTCTTACAATCGTCTCACGCAGCAGACGCTGGTCACTACTTCCAACAATCAGCAGGTTTGATTGCTGATGCACGTAAACGTGGTGCAAAAATGATTGTTATTGATCCTCGTATGTCTAACTCAGCTGGTATGGCGGACTTATGGATTCCATGTTGGCCAGGTACTGAGGCAGCACTTTACCTCTACCTGACAAATCGCATCTTAAATGAGAAGAAAAAAGACGGTGCAGATATCGTTAACCATGATTTCGTAAGAGAATGGGTTAACTGGGATAGATTAATGGCAAACAAAGATTATCTTAAAAAGATGATCGGATATGGTTATATATCTAAAATGCCGAAAGATGAAAGCTATGAGTCTTTCCTTGAACTGGCAAAAGAACTCTATGCACCATATACGAAAGAGTTTGTTGTAAAAGAGTGTAAACTTGAAGGTATGGAGTATAAGCTTGACCAATTATGGGAAATGTTTGTTCCTGCCGGTGCAAAAATAGCAACATACCTTTGGCGTGCAGGACCGATTGGTCACCGTGGTGGTTGGATGAATACTCGTGCAGGTTTCTTACCGCTTACTCTTGTTGGAGCTATGCGTGGAGATATTGGTGGAGTAGGTATGCACCACTGGCATGAGATCTCTGTAGCAGGTAAAGGTGATAAAGCGACAGTTGCAGGTAAACACCCAGGTAAAACTGATGTATGGAATGAAATCGCTTGGCCACCTGAATATCCACTCTCTTCATATGAAATGGGTTATATGATGCCTCAAATTATGATGGATGACGAATGGCATGCGAAGTGGACAAAGCGTGGACTAAAAATTCCTAAGTCAATGGCTGTTTATGTTCCAAGAATGCATAATCCTCTATGGATCAATCCGGATGGTTTCAGATGGATAGAAGCACTTAAACGTGAAGATAAATTTGAATTGTCATTTAACTTGTCTCCAACATGGTCTGAGACAAACTGGTACTGTGATTATGTACTTCCGGTTGGACTTGCTGGTGAGCGTAATGACCAACAATCAACTCCTTCTAAACCTGAGCAGCGTATTGAGTTCCGTCAAGCGGTACTTCGTGTTGCAGCGGAAAAAGCCGGATGGAAACCAAAAGATCCAACACGTGCTACACTAGAAGCGCATATGAAGTATGGTCTTGGTGAAGTTTGGGAAGAGAGTGAATTCTGGCCAAATCTCATTGTTAACTATGTGGATCCAGATGGAAGCCTTGGTATTAGAAAATACTGGGCAAGTAAAAAAGATCCATCACGTGCTGTAACAGTACCTGAGTATTTTGATGCTGCACTTTCTCTTCTTCCAAGATTGAAAGAGACTGCAACAAAAATGTACAAAGGCGAAGAATTCCCTGTATATGCATACATTAGAGATCATGGTGCATGGACTGAAAAAACAAACGTATATAAACCTCAAGAAGAAGAGATGGAAATCGAAGGTGATTACGTACATGCTCACGGCCATAAATACCATAAAAGTGAGATCGAAAAAGATCAATTCGGTGCACTATGGGTTAAAGACGGTGAGTTGAAAAAATCAATAGGTATCATTAAAGATGATAAGCTCTTAGATGGTTTCCATACACTCAGTAAAAAACTTGAGTTCTTCTCTGAGTGGTTGGCTGAAGAGTGGAAATGGCCGGAATATGCTATTCCAGTTTATCCAAGAAATGAAAAAGAGAACGATAAAATGGTTCACCTGGTAACACAGGTTCACCATAAACATATGAAAGCAGATAATGAGTTCGCACTCAACACGATTTATCGTCTTCCATATAATATTCACACTCGTTCGGTTAACTCTAAGCACCTTATGGAGATCTCTCAAAACCATAACCCGGTTTGGATCTATACAAAAGATGCTGAGAAACTTGGTATCAAACGTGGTGATGCGATCAAAGTTCAGATTGTTGATACACTTTCAGGTATTGAAAGCGGTTACTTTATCGCGATGGCTGTACCTACTGAAGCAACTCGTCCTGGTGTTCTTGCATGTTCACACCATGCCGGTCGTTGGAAACTTAAAGATGCTGTTAAAATCCCAGGATTTGAGCATCAACTTGGTGTAATGGGTCTTGGTGCTCCACTTTATGAAATGACGAATGACGGTAAAGTTGGTACTATGAAACCTAAAGAAGGCATCGAAGCGATGAAAAAACGTGAAATTTGGCAGTTTGCTGAATACAACAGAGATATCGATGATATCTGGTGGGACGGACTTTCAGGTTCATGGCAAAATGCTGTAGCACCTTGTCATCCGGATCCAATTGCGGGTAATCACGGTTGGCACCAAAAAGTTGTAATCACAAAAGCAGGCGCTGATGAAAAAATCGGTGATATCTCTGTGAATTATGAGAATAACTTTAAAGTTTATCAAGCATGGAGAGATCAATTGACTCGTCCACTTGCTCCAGGTGATAAATGGCGTCGTCCATACCACATTAAACGTCCGGTTAAACCAAGTCAAAAAGCTTACAAAGTTGAGATTAAAGACGTTTAA